A portion of the Thunnus albacares chromosome 5, fThuAlb1.1, whole genome shotgun sequence genome contains these proteins:
- the LOC122982672 gene encoding poly(rC)-binding protein 2-like isoform X2, producing MDSSLVEGGLNVTLTIRLLMHGKEVGSIIGKKGESVKKMREESGARINISEGNCPERIITLAGPTTSIFKAFSMIIEKLEEDISTSMTNSTATSKPPVTMRLVVPASQCGSLIGKGGCKIKEIRESAGAQVQVAGDMLPNSTERAITVAGTPQSIIECVKQICVVMLESPPKGVTIPYRPKPSGSPVIFAGGQAYAVQGQHAIPQPDLTKLHQLAMQQSPFPIAHSNQGFQAGMDASAQTGSHELTIPNDLIGCIIGRQGAKINEIRQMSGAQIKIANPVEGSTDRQVTITGSHASISLAEYLINARLSSEATGLAAN from the exons ATGGACTCGAGTCTGGTTGAAGGAGGACTTAATGTCACCTTAACCATCAGGCTACTCATGCATGGGAAG GAGGTTGGAAGCATTATTGGCAAA aAAGGAGAGTCAGTTAAGAAGATGAGAGAGGAG AGTGGCGCTCGCATCAACATCTCAGAGGGGAACTGTCCGGAGAGGATCATAACCCTCGCGGGACCCACCACCTCCATTTTCAAAGCCTTCTCCATGATCATTGAGAAACTGGAGGAG GACATCAGCACCTCAATGACTAACAGTACGGCCACCAGCAAACCGCCAGTCACCATGCGCCTCGTCGTGCCTGCCAGCCAGTGTGGCTCACTCATTGGCAAGGGTGGCTGCAAGATCAAGGAAATCAGAGAG TCAGCAGGAGCTCAGGTACAAGTAGCAGGGGACATGTTACCCAACTCAACAGAGCGTGCCATCACCGTTGCAGGGACCCCACAGTCCATTATTGAGTGTGTCAAGCAGATCTGTGTCGTCATGCTCGAG tCCCCACCGAAGGGAGTGACCATCCCGTACAGACCCAAACCCTCAGGCTCTCCTGTCATCTTTGCAGGTGGTCAG GCATACGCTGTCCAAGGGCAGCACGCCATTCCACAGCCTGAT CTCACCAAACTTCACCAGCTGGCCATGCAGCAGAGCCCCTTCCCCATTGCACATAGCAACCAGGGCTTCCAGG CTGGGATGGATGCCTCTGCACAAACTGGCTCACATGAGCTGACCATTCCAAACGAT CTCATTGGCTGCATCATTGGCCGTCAGGGCGCAAAGATCAATGAGATCCGTCAGATGTCAGGGGCTCAGATCAAGATTGCCAACCCTGTGGAGGGCTCAACTGACAGACAGGTCACCATCACTGGCTCTCATGCCAGTATCAGCCTGGCTGAGTACCTGATCAATGCCCG GCTGTCTTCTGAAGCTACTGGACTCGCAGCCAACTGA
- the LOC122982672 gene encoding poly(rC)-binding protein 2-like isoform X1: MDSSLVEGGLNVTLTIRLLMHGKEVGSIIGKKGESVKKMREESGARINISEGNCPERIITLAGPTTSIFKAFSMIIEKLEEDISTSMTNSTATSKPPVTMRLVVPASQCGSLIGKGGCKIKEIRESAGAQVQVAGDMLPNSTERAITVAGTPQSIIECVKQICVVMLESPPKGVTIPYRPKPSGSPVIFAGGQAYAVQGQHAIPQPDVSEGPSLTKLHQLAMQQSPFPIAHSNQGFQAGMDASAQTGSHELTIPNDLIGCIIGRQGAKINEIRQMSGAQIKIANPVEGSTDRQVTITGSHASISLAEYLINARLSSEATGLAAN, from the exons ATGGACTCGAGTCTGGTTGAAGGAGGACTTAATGTCACCTTAACCATCAGGCTACTCATGCATGGGAAG GAGGTTGGAAGCATTATTGGCAAA aAAGGAGAGTCAGTTAAGAAGATGAGAGAGGAG AGTGGCGCTCGCATCAACATCTCAGAGGGGAACTGTCCGGAGAGGATCATAACCCTCGCGGGACCCACCACCTCCATTTTCAAAGCCTTCTCCATGATCATTGAGAAACTGGAGGAG GACATCAGCACCTCAATGACTAACAGTACGGCCACCAGCAAACCGCCAGTCACCATGCGCCTCGTCGTGCCTGCCAGCCAGTGTGGCTCACTCATTGGCAAGGGTGGCTGCAAGATCAAGGAAATCAGAGAG TCAGCAGGAGCTCAGGTACAAGTAGCAGGGGACATGTTACCCAACTCAACAGAGCGTGCCATCACCGTTGCAGGGACCCCACAGTCCATTATTGAGTGTGTCAAGCAGATCTGTGTCGTCATGCTCGAG tCCCCACCGAAGGGAGTGACCATCCCGTACAGACCCAAACCCTCAGGCTCTCCTGTCATCTTTGCAGGTGGTCAG GCATACGCTGTCCAAGGGCAGCACGCCATTCCACAGCCTGATGTAAGTGAAGGGCCTTCT CTCACCAAACTTCACCAGCTGGCCATGCAGCAGAGCCCCTTCCCCATTGCACATAGCAACCAGGGCTTCCAGG CTGGGATGGATGCCTCTGCACAAACTGGCTCACATGAGCTGACCATTCCAAACGAT CTCATTGGCTGCATCATTGGCCGTCAGGGCGCAAAGATCAATGAGATCCGTCAGATGTCAGGGGCTCAGATCAAGATTGCCAACCCTGTGGAGGGCTCAACTGACAGACAGGTCACCATCACTGGCTCTCATGCCAGTATCAGCCTGGCTGAGTACCTGATCAATGCCCG GCTGTCTTCTGAAGCTACTGGACTCGCAGCCAACTGA